The genomic interval GTCAGGATCGAGTGCGGTGGTCTCAGGTAGCCCTGCCGATAAGGCTGGTATTAAGCAAGGTGACGTCATCACACAGGTGAATGGCACCAACGTGACCCCGCTGAACTCACTCTCAGCCCTTCTGACCCAGCACAAGCCCGGCGACAATGTTAATCTGACCGTTTACCGAGGCGGTAAGACGATGACGGTTAACGTCACGCTCGGAACTTATCCATCCTCGTAAAGGTTTAGAGGAGTTGAAAGGTCAGAATGAGCCCTTCGCGACTCAAATATTTGAATGATTTGTTCTTAGCTTCTTTGATGATTGATTTATGCTGTGAGACATCTGCTTCCAGGAGCAGATAACCTCCATGCTTGAGCGGGTGATTATCAAGAAGGTCCTCGATAAGGGCTAAGCCGTGGTTACTGGCAAAGAGTGCGATCCGTGGTTCGAAGTCAGTCTCTGGGGAACGTCTGCCGAGTCTATCGACGTAGGGGAGGTTAGCTAAAACAAACTTGGCTGAAGGTCTCTTTACAGGTTGTCGTATGTCTCGCTTGGCGTATCGAACTTTTGCTGAAAGGTGTAGAGCGTTTTTTCGCGCAATCCTGAGCGCTTTCTCATCAATGTCCCATCCTACGACGCGCAGCTTGGGAAACTCTAAGGCGGT from Candidatus Saccharimonadales bacterium carries:
- a CDS encoding HemK/PrmC family methyltransferase — encoded protein: MRVGAWLTQASRKLKGVGIDSAHLDAELLISYVTGQDRATLLAHPELALDHVQQQYLKRLLDRRLRREPLAYIVEGKEFYGREFYVNRHVLIPRAETEAFISSLAKLPMEKDDVVIDIGTGSGCIAVTTALEFPKLRVVGWDIDEKALRIARKNALHLSAKVRYAKRDIRQPVKRPSAKFVLANLPYVDRLGRRSPETDFEPRIALFASNHGLALIEDLLDNHPLKHGGYLLLEADVSQHKSIIKEAKNKSFKYLSREGLILTFQLL